The proteins below are encoded in one region of Segatella copri:
- a CDS encoding ATP-binding protein, translating to MKYPIGIQDFGKIRNDGYVYLDKTDLIYDLVHNGNIYFLRRPRRFGKSLLISTLECYFQGKKELFKGLAIEQLEKEWKQYPVFHLDFNGKDFTQAGELEKTLQTFVETQELNYGRNSLANTLGDRFMAVLKAAHEKTGLGAVVLIDEYDKPLLDVLDTGLKTFDSEGNERLLEDRHREIMKGFYSVFKAADRDLKFVLLTGVTKSSQVSVFSGFNQPDDISMDDRYEALCGITEEELYSVFDEQIKAMAARYKVSEDEMKYRLKRKYDGYHFSPSMLDIYNPFSILNSLSKKILSDFWFRTGSPTYLVRLLAHFDENLNELTGKFYPTSSFIDYKADTEAPLPMIYQSGYLTIKDWNMDTDSYLLDFPNDEVKAGFVTMVAANYLKPKESPDAWVVEVVNTMKTGDCDKLEKLLTSFFASIPYSQRRKDDEREKERYFQYTFYLVIRMISSFTVLIEKEQSEGRVDCIIETPMFVYIFEFKRDGSATEALKQIEEKGYAREYATDNRTIYLIGCNFSSKTGTIDDWKSKGKSV from the coding sequence ATGAAATATCCTATAGGAATACAAGACTTTGGAAAAATCAGAAATGATGGTTATGTCTATCTTGACAAGACAGACTTGATTTATGATTTAGTACACAATGGGAATATATATTTTCTGAGGCGTCCAAGACGATTCGGAAAGTCTTTGTTGATTTCTACCTTGGAATGCTACTTCCAAGGAAAAAAAGAATTGTTTAAAGGACTTGCCATCGAACAGTTAGAAAAAGAATGGAAGCAATATCCTGTTTTTCATCTAGATTTCAACGGCAAGGACTTCACACAGGCAGGCGAATTGGAAAAAACCTTGCAGACTTTTGTTGAAACCCAAGAACTGAATTATGGCAGAAACTCATTGGCCAACACCTTGGGAGACAGATTTATGGCTGTTTTGAAAGCTGCCCACGAAAAGACAGGACTTGGCGCCGTTGTCCTGATAGATGAATATGACAAACCTTTATTGGATGTTTTAGACACAGGGTTAAAGACCTTCGATTCTGAAGGCAACGAACGTTTGCTGGAAGACCGACATCGTGAAATCATGAAAGGGTTCTACAGTGTCTTCAAGGCTGCTGACAGAGATTTGAAATTCGTGCTGTTGACAGGTGTTACCAAGTCCTCGCAAGTAAGCGTATTCAGCGGTTTCAACCAACCAGATGATATCAGTATGGACGACCGCTACGAGGCTCTTTGCGGCATCACGGAAGAGGAACTGTATTCTGTCTTTGATGAGCAAATCAAGGCAATGGCTGCAAGATATAAAGTGTCTGAGGATGAGATGAAATATCGGCTCAAGCGCAAATATGACGGTTACCATTTCAGCCCAAGCATGCTCGACATCTACAATCCTTTCAGTATCTTGAACTCACTGAGTAAGAAAATCCTGAGTGATTTCTGGTTCCGTACAGGTTCACCTACTTATCTGGTCCGCTTATTAGCTCACTTCGACGAAAACCTCAATGAACTGACAGGGAAATTTTATCCTACCAGCAGTTTTATAGATTACAAGGCGGATACAGAGGCTCCATTGCCAATGATTTACCAGAGTGGTTATCTCACCATTAAGGATTGGAACATGGATACCGATTCTTATCTCTTGGATTTTCCAAACGATGAAGTAAAAGCTGGTTTCGTAACCATGGTGGCAGCCAACTATCTGAAGCCTAAGGAATCGCCTGATGCATGGGTCGTAGAAGTTGTTAACACGATGAAGACGGGAGATTGCGACAAATTGGAAAAATTACTCACTTCCTTCTTCGCCAGTATACCCTATAGCCAACGTCGTAAAGATGACGAGCGGGAAAAAGAGCGATACTTTCAATATACCTTCTATCTGGTGATTCGCATGATAAGCAGTTTTACCGTTCTAATAGAAAAGGAGCAAAGTGAAGGACGGGTTGATTGCATTATTGAAACCCCAATGTTTGTATATATCTTCGAATTTAAGCGTGATGGGTCAGCGACTGAAGCCTTGAAACAAATCGAGGAAAAAGGATATGCCCGTGAGTATGCTACAGACAACAGAACGATTTACCTGATAGGCTGCAATTTCTCGTCTAAGACGGGGACGATTGACGACTGGAAGTCTAAGGGCAAAAGCGTTTAA
- a CDS encoding DUF4248 domain-containing protein, whose amino-acid sequence MIEDRSYGKAELAMLYFPTATPRVALNRLVRWINRCPELKQSLCSGYAGKFSHFYTRQQVAEIIEFLDEP is encoded by the coding sequence ATGATAGAAGACAGAAGTTACGGGAAGGCAGAGCTCGCCATGCTCTACTTTCCCACCGCTACCCCCAGGGTAGCGCTCAACCGGCTGGTGAGATGGATCAACCGGTGTCCCGAGCTCAAGCAGAGCCTCTGTTCGGGCTACGCCGGCAAGTTTTCCCACTTCTACACCCGGCAACAAGTAGCAGAAATCATCGAATTTCTGGATGAACCATAA